In the genome of Vicia villosa cultivar HV-30 ecotype Madison, WI linkage group LG7, Vvil1.0, whole genome shotgun sequence, one region contains:
- the LOC131617033 gene encoding cell division control protein 2 homolog — protein MLTDAEERESFNSVLGRILLCKICGRNRRHQRLEKSFTYSNFIHEIQPFDYDNMEFLKILGEGSYGRVSQFRIVNDNSIVAVKQISIANTSDAVPGFIIREVSFLKELNHPNIVRLLNVTNNKDTNVVSLVFECLDCDLDKYIKEKDRYGSAINNPFTRKSFLYQILSAVEYCHSHQIMHRDLKPRNLLIDHSKKIIKLADFGWARELGDPEKFYTDKIATRWYRAPEVLFLNGQYSTPMDIWAVGCIFGEMVLGQPIHNVFNCTGELQLIFRMFGTPTEETWPGVTKLCTNLQAYTKSDPMDLSTIFHDLDPTGLNLLTRMLCLDPNKRISAEAALKHAYFNDLDQVGY, from the exons ATGCTGACAGACGCAGAAGAACGCGAATCCTTCAATTCCGT GTTGGGACGCATCTTACTATGCAAAATCTGTGGTCGTAATCGAAGGCATCAAAGGCTCGAGAAATCTTTCACTTACAGCAACTTCATACATGAAATCCAACCGTTTGATTATGATAATATGGAGTTTCTTAAAATTCTCGGTGAAGGAAGTTACGGTAGGGTTTCTCAATTCCGTATCGTCAATGATAACAGCATTGTGGCCGTTAAACAAATCTCGATTGCCAACACTTCCGATGCTGTTCCTGGTTTCATCATCAGAGAGGTCTCCTTTCTAAAAGAATTGAATCATCCAAACATTGTTAg GTTATTGAATGTAACGAACAATAAGGATACAAATGTGGTGAGCCTTGTTTTCGAGTGTCTTGATTGCGATCTTGACAAGTACATTAAAGAGAAAGATCGCTACGGTTCAGCTATTAATAATCCCTTCACAAGAAAG AGTTTTCTGTATCAAATATTATCTGCTGTGGAGTACTGTCATTCTCATCAGATTATGCACAGAGACTTGAAACCGCGTAATCTTCTAATCGATCATTCTAAAAAGATAATCAAACTTGCTGATTTTGGTTGGGCTAGAGAGTTGGGAGATCCAGAAAAGTTCTATACTGATAAG ATAGCAACTCGGTGGTATAGGGCACCTGAAGTTCTGTTTCTTAACGGTCAATACTCAACTCCAATGGATATTTGGGCTGTGGGCTGTATATTTGGTGAGATGGTACTTGGACAGCCAATACACAATGTTTTTAATTGCACTGGTGAGCTACAGCTGATTTTCAG AATGTTTGGTACACCAACAGAGGAAACGTGGCCAGGGGTCACTAAATTATGTACCAACCTTCAAGCCTATACCAAATCTGACCCAATG GACCTTTCAACAATTTTTCATGATCTTGATCCAACTGGTCTTAATCTGCTAACG AGGATGCTTTGCCTGGACCCAAACAAGAGGATTTCAGCGGAAGCTGCTCTAAAGCATGCTTACTTTAATGACTTGGATCAG GTAGGTTATTAA
- the LOC131617034 gene encoding uncharacterized protein LOC131617034 codes for MVREGGSTTTSNNNPEELAMAREGGSSTTRNNNVEEFPMTVEGESSTTMNNNEEEFAVGCLLSIRTVFGEEFEGQVVTFDRPSNILALMESSKDVPLGKIRILKADYIEDFTLLGQYKDPLYPYKCYLDLNVLQAREKVAIRQAEADAERIGVGVTSVAQNIFDALSKTHPVRWDKTVIVVMNEVRISSPYHSECVIGGTQVANNRMKKVLEMLWKRLQLPGSGDIC; via the coding sequence ATGGTGAGGGAGGGTGGCAGCACCACCACTAGCAACAATAACCCAGAAGAGCTTGCGATGGCGAGGGAGGGTGGGAGTAGCACCACCAGAAACAACAATGTAGAAGAATTTCCGATGACCGTGGAAGGTGAAAGCAGCACCACCATGAACAACAATGAAGAAGAGTTTGCGGTGGGGTGTTTGCTGTCGATCAGGACAGTATTTGGTGAAGAGTTTGAAGGCCAAGTTGTTACGTTTGATCGTCCCTCCAACATCCTCGCACTCATGGAAAGTTCCAAAGATGTCCCTCTTggaaaaattaggattttgaaagcTGATTACATAGAAGACTTCACCTTATTAGGTCAATATAAAGACCCACTTTATCCATATAAGTGCTACCTTGATCTCAATGTTCTCCAAGCAAGGGAAAAAGTTGCCATTAGACAAGCAGAAGCAGATGCTGAGAGGATTGGGGTTGGTGTTACAAGTGTAGCACAGAACATCTTTGATGCTTTATCTAAAACGCATCCAGTCCGCTGGGACAAGACTGTCATAGTTGTGATGAATGAGGTGCGTATCAGCAGTCCTTATCACTCGGAATGTGTGATTGGCGGTACTCAAGTTGCAAATAACCGTATGAAAAAAGTGCTTGAGATGTTGTGGAAGAGGTTGCAACTTCCAGGTTCTGGTGATATTTGTTGA